ACGGACGGACAAACAAGCGACTCATCTCGTCTGCATCTTTCTCCAATATTTCTGTGACTTTGATTTCAAAAGTCGGCTCATCATGAATAACTTGTACAATTTCGTCATCCACGATATTAAAAGAAGTACGAAATGATTCATGACGCCGGATCAAATCCAGGCAAGCCTTCTGAAGACGGGGGATATCTAGATCCCCATCAATACGCACCTGACCCGTAATATTGTAGGCTGTACCTATCCCCATATCCTGTAAGACAAACATACGCCTTTGGGCATCTGATACTGCATAATGCGTACATTCTTCGAGCTTTTTAATAGAAACGGCTGTTCCTTGTTTGGCTCCTTCGATCACCTTGGTCAAGGTCGAAACTGTCGGTGAATGGAAAAGTACATTCAAAGGGATTCGTTTGCCAAACTCTTGATGAACTCTGGCAAGCAAGAGAGTCGCCTTCAACGAATCTCCTCCTAGATCAAAGAAATTGTCATCAGATCTAACACGATTTAATCCCAGCACCGTTTCCCAAATTTCTCTTACTTTTCTCTCCGTGCTACTAACTGCCTCAACAGATTCTTTGCTAACAACTTGTTTCATAGTAGAAAGCTGCGACAAGTCTACATATCCCTGCGAATTTAAGGGCATGTTTTCAAGCTGAACGATCTGTTGAGGTACCCATTGGTCTTGCAAATGATTTCGCAATTGCTTGCGTAGGATTTCCTCTACTCCATCATTAAGACTCGTAACATAAGCAACCAAAAGTGTGTCTGCTCTGCCGTCTGTGCTCTGGGCTATCACTTGGCATTCGCTAATTTGTGGAATAGAGGTAATAAATCGTTCAAGCTGTTCAGTATATATGGCATGTCCTTTTATATAGACTCGTTTCTGAACAGGTCCCAACAATTGTAATTCACCGTTTGCGGTTCGCAAAGCCAGGATTCCTGTCGGTAAATATACTAAATTTTCGGAAGGCGATTCGTTTTCCTGTACTACATGCAATTCCCCGATCGTCCCCACAGGCGCAGGTTGCAGATAATGATCCAGTAAATAGATGGCTCTTGGTGAATCATTGTCCGTAATGTCGCTGGATTCGAGTTCCACATAGCCCTTGTAGTTTCTAGTCCCATATTTCAATTCATCCTGATTTAAGAGTGAGATATCTACAAAATCCCGTTCCTGCCCATCAGCAATCGTGTTCAGGATGTGCAAAAAGTACTTTGCCCAAATCTGCATTGTTTCTGATGCGGCCAAGCTAGCTTTAATATCAAAATCAAACCAAAGCTCTCCTTCAACCTCCATCACATTGAGAAACATGTCATATTTGGAGTACAGGATCGGTGTCGGTATCAATTCAACATCCAGTCCATGAAAATGAAAATTCTGCATCGGTCGATCCATGTTAAAGATGACATTCATTTCAGGTATCAGTATGTTTTCAATACGCTCAATCAGATCAGCAAAAGAGTAGTTTTGAAGCGGTTCGACTTCCTGCATGACTCGCTTAACTTGTGTCATATACTTAAATAATGATTCTTTGCTGGTAATATGGCTCACAATCGGCAGCATATTAACACAGTTTCCGATCAAATTAACTTGTTCCATTCTAGACTGACCAGAAGTAGGAATGCCTACTACTATCGTGGTGTTTCCCGTTAAGCGGTGCAGAAATACTTTATATGCTGTCAAAAGTGTGACAAACAGACTGTTACCCGCTTTAATACTAAGTTTTTTCAATTTTCTCGTCAGCGTACTGTCTGCCCGAATATTTATTCTTCTTCCACTATACGCTGGTTTCTTCATACCACCGTCCTCTGACGGAATGTCCATGGCGACAGAGACGGAATCCAATGTCTGTGTCCAGTAAGAAACTGCCTCACTCACTCCTGCACGCTCTAGTTCCAACTGTTGCCAAGCTTGAAATTCCCTGAATTTTGGCGGTACAGGCAGCTTTACTATATTTTCTCCTTTGCAGAAAGAAGTGTAGACTTGCTCCCATTCACGGATAAACACTGCCATTGACCAACCATCCGCAATAATATGATGAAACGTGAATACTACAATATGTTCATCCGGTTTTAAACGTAAAATGTGAGTTCGGAACAATGGTTCTTTGGACGTCAGATCAAACGTCCTTTGCCCCTCTTCCTCAAACCATTGCTTGACCTTTTCTTCATGCTCTGATGGAGGAAATCCTGAGAAATCATTCAGTGAGATGACCACATTCACATTCTCAAGAACATGCTGTTCTTCACCATCGGGGTCAATAACCGTCCGTAGCGACTCATGCCGATTCACAATTGTCTGTACTGAACGTTTTACAGTATCAAGCTGCAGTTGACCCTGCATTCGCAATGCTGCTATCTCGTTGAATGCAGTAGATGAATCACTTCTGGATTGCGTAGCAAACCAAATTTGCTGCTGCTCCTTTGTTAAAGGGAACGATGAGGATTCGAGGGGAACCACATCATTTTTTCGGCTTCCATTTCCATCTGGTGATGGCGTATGGTCAGGTAGGAATCCCCCTTTTCTCAATTCCTCCACACTTTCCTTTACAGCCTGTGTAATTTGTTGAAGGTCTCCATCTGTATGAGAAGTCGATAAAAAGCAATTGCGACCTTCCCATATGTAAATTCCCTTGTCAATCAGCAGATGGAAAAAGAGCTCAATGTCGCCAAACGAAACAAACCGGAATAATGAGCCATAGTTCACCATGTGGATAGGCACACTATTTTGCTTAAAATAAGTATTCAGCTCTGCTACCCATTCGTTGGTTCTTCGGTTCAGTTGTTCCTGAAGATTCGGCCCTTCAGACTTCAAATATTTCAAAGTGGCTAGAGCCGTATGCATGGTCAGCGGATGTGTACAGAAAGTACCACCTACGAACGTTTTAATATTCGTGTTTTCTGGATAGGAGTTATCTCCGAACGACCACACACCTCCATCTACGGTGTCCATAAATTCTGAGCTTCCGGCGACTATGCCAACAGGCATACCTCCGCCCGCCACTTTTCCGTAAGTAACTAAATCAGCTTTAATTCCAAACCAGGCCTGAGCACCTCCTGGATGAATTCTAAATCCTGTGATTACTTCATCAAAAATAAGTGCCGTTCCCGAATGTGCTGTTATTTCGCGAATTTGCTCCAAAAACTCCTTTGGTTGCAAATCCGGTCTTCGACTCTGTACAGGCTCCACCAATACGGCGGCAAGTTCATGTGCATAATGTTTGATAGCTTTTATAGAATCCGGGTGATTATAAGGGAGTACAATTACATCCTCCATCATGCTCGAAGGGATTCCCGGTGCCATGGGCAAAGCCTCTCCCCCACTTGAGTTCGGATCAGACACGGCAAGTACACCATCGAATGTTCCATGATAAGAACCAGCAAATAGTACTATTTTGGAGCGTCCTGTAGCTGCTCTAGCCAAACGTAAAGCGACCATAACAGCTTCTGACCCCGAATTGTAAAAGGCAACACGCTCCACACCTGTCAGCTCGCTAATCAAGGCAGCAACCTCACCTGCTGTATTCGACATAGGGCCGATCGAAGGCGTACGGTCGTGCACATTGCTCCGTAAAGTATCGGTTAGCCAAGCTGGATTATGACCCAATAAATGAACCCCGAAACCCATAGTTAGATCAATGTACTCGTTCCCATCCACATCCCATATCCTTGAACCCGAAGCGCTCTCTGAAATGATAGGATATACAATTTCTTTCCAATAGGATCGAAACCCAGACACATGACGATTATTAGCATGAACCAGTCGACTTTCCTGTGTGTATTTCTTGGACCCAAGGGTTCGTTGAGTATATCGTTTAATAAAACGCTGTAAGAAATCATTTTGCCGCGCACTGTATCCACTTTCCTCACCGATCAGTAGAGGTTGATAGGGTACAAAGGGTTTGGATTCAGTAGTTGGATTTACTTTAATTGTAGAAGTGATAGGCACGTCAGTTGCCACAACATGCAGAGATGTAGGCTGAACACTGACTGTGTCTTTGTTTGTGGTTAACGGTGCTGCCTGAATAGTTCCTCCTTGACCGCCACTAAGCATCTCCAGTTGTTTGGTCAACACTTGAGTAAGTCCCAGCTGTTGGTTGTTCAGTAATTCAATTTGTTGAGAGAGTAACTTTTCCAGGCCACCCAACTCGGACGAAGGCTTTGCAGCAACCGTATTTTCCGGATTGACTTCTGTCCGATCATCGACCGTATTTAGAGCATCCGCAGCCGCAACTGATTGGGTGGTATATGTCAAATCTGAAATAAACGTTGTTAGACGATCCAGGTTTATGACACTTTCAAAAAAGTGGTTCATGGGAACATCCACATTAAATTGTTCTCTAATTTCTTTTTGAACTTGAACTAGCATAATTGAATCCAAGCCCATTTCTAGAAAATGCATCTGCTCATCCAGTTGTTCCACCGTAAAACCAGAAACTTTACTGATTACATCTTTTAATACTTTGGAAATATTCGCTGTGTAGTCGATCTGATCTGTAGCTTGCAGCTCTTTTGGATACGCGGACTCCATACGTCTCTCCTCCCTGCCTACGTTACTTATCTGCACTACTTTTGGAGTAAACCAGCAACGATTTCGTTCAAAAGGGTACAAAGGCAGCGACTGGATTATTTTGATCTCATCCGTATAAAGCGCTTGCCACGGAATAGCCATACCTTTGACATACAGTTCACCCAATTGGCGCAGAGCGTGAATATCTGTATGTGCACTTGCTCTGATAGCTGTAATCAATCGACCTACCGTATCATCTTTTTCCCGTTTATGATCAACGCTCTGTTTATGAGAACCTATATACATATCAGGTACATTCTCTTGTTGGTTCCCGGAAGTCCATCGCTCCAACTTGTGTAATAAATCCTCTAAGCTGGAAGTGATAACTGCTAATTTATGTTCCATATGAGCTCTGCCGATATGTGTGGTATAGCACATCTGCTCCAAGGAAACCGCTGGATTTAGGCGTAAATAGTCCACATATTCCTCAACCAAATGATGCAGGCTTCGCTCATTTTTTGCAGAAACCGTAAAAAGATGAACACCATCCGGCGTGTTTACAGATTCCTCATGTGTTCGCGTTTCTATAAATTCCTCCATAACAACATGAGCATTGGTTCCACTGAAACCAAAAGAACTTACTCCGCAGCGAAGTGGGGCATCATTTGAACTTAAATCGGCTACTTCTGTCGTCAAATAAAACGGCGACAATTCAAAATTAATACGGGCGCTAGGTTTCTTAAAATGAACCAACGGAGGATTCTTCCTCGTTTGCAGCATCAGAACTGCTTTAATAAGACTGGATACTCCTGCTGCTTCAAATAAGTGACCAATATTGGGTTTGACGGAACCGATTGCACAAAATTGTTTTTTGTCCGTATATTTTTCAAAAGCTTGTGTCAATCCCGCAATCTCAATAGGGTCCCCCAGTTTAGTTCCCGTTCCATGGGCTTCGATAAATGACAGAGTTTCCGGGTGAATAGCCGCATCATTCCAAGCCGCCTCCACCACTTCTGCCTGTGCGGAAGGACTAGGCGCAGTAATTCCTACCGTTGTACCATCCTGATTCACCGCACTTCCTTTTATTACTGCATAAATACGGTCTCCGTCTTGCAAAGCTTGATCGAGAGGCTTCAACAGAACCGCTGCAACCCCTTCTCCTACACCTGTTCCATCCGCTTCTGCATCAAAGGTACGAGCTCTGTAATTTGGCGATTCCATATCTAGTCCCAGCTTCACTGGTAATAGCATCGTTCGGATTCCTCCGGCAATCGCCATCTTGCAATCCCCTGTCGCTAACGCCTTGCAAGCCATATGAATCGCGACAAGTGAAGAGGAGCACGCCGTATCCACTGTTACTGCTGGACCTTTTAAATTAAGAAAGTAAGAAATTCGACTTGCCAGCACTGACGGTAAATTTCCAACAATATACTGGTGAAATTTGTCCGGTTCTCCTTTAGAGAGCATCCGCTCATAATCGTAGCCCACTTTTGAGAAGCCGACGTAAACTCCTACCTTTTGTCCATGAATCCGATCTCCTGCATAACCCCCATCTTCAAGTGCATGCCATGCGCTCTGAAGGAACAATCTCTGATTAGGGTCCATATAGCTAGCTTCCACAGGACTCAGCTTGAAGAACGCATAATCAAATTTATCAATTTCTTCTAGGAAGCCGCCTTCTATAAACTCTTCTGCTCCCTTCCTTTGATCCACAACCGATAAATAATCGATGGCGTCTTGCTTACGTTGAGAGCTTAAGTTCCCGATACAGTCATCGCCTTGGACAATATGATCCCAATACTGTGACACAGATGAAGAACCAGGTAAGTCCAAAGAGAGCCCAACAATAGCCACGTCCTTGCTATGATTGTGATCCGTATCATCCGTAGGAATATGCTGTTGTTCAGAATCAGTAGGGCTCGCTAAAAATTCTGCCAAGTGAGCTATTGAGGGATGATCAAACAAATCGGTAACTGCAAGCTTAATCCCCAGCTGATTTTCAATTTTGTCTGTAATCTGAACCAGTTGTAGGGAATTGGCTCCTAAATCAAAATAGCTGTCTCTCGTATCAACCTCTTGCCTAAGTAATACCTCGCAGCAAATATCGTGAAGTACTTTTTCGATCTCAAACGAAAGTGTAGGCAATTTTTGATTTTTGTTTTCTTGCTCCATAATCCCTTTTAAAACTAATGAAGTCTCCTGATAATGTCCCGCTTCATACTGAGCCGCAAGCTTATACCTCTGCAACTTCCCACTGGTCGTTTTGGGCATTTGCTTAATAGGTATAATATCGTGAACCGCCCATCCTCCATGACGATACAAATGTTTTTTTAATTGAGTTGCAATTGGAGAAAATTTTTCTATCGTCTTTTTGGATACGACAAATACCACAATTTCCTCTGATTCCATCCCATTAACACGAACTCCACACGCCGCCACACGATTAAGTTCGACTCCTTCTACTTCCTCAGCGATACGCTCGATGTCATGAGGGTAAACGTTCTGTCCATTTACAAATATGATATCCTTTGCTCTCCCTGTGACGACTAATTGACCTTCACGGAAGAACCCCAGATCGCCAGTTCTCACCCATCCGTCTAGCGTCAAAAGTTTGGATGTCGAATTCTCGTTGTTATAGTATCCCTTTGTAACATTTTCACCTTTGATTTGTATATGCCCAATAACGCGATCTGCGACTTCCTCATCCTCGTCATTGCATATTCTGATTTCACAATAATCTAACGACTGACCGACTACAACAAATGGCAGAGCATTATGAAAAGTCTTGTCTACCTCCAAGACAGACTCTCCAATGTTTAAGTGCTTACGATCAACATAAACGGTTATATAGTCAGCATCAATTGGCGGGATAGCAACTCCAACCGATGCTTCTGCTAAACCATATGATGCTCGCATACTCGTTCTTTTTAATCCAAAAGGAGCTAATGTCTCAAGAAATGCGTCACATAATTCAGTAGAGATAGGTTCAGCACCATTGATGATGGTACGGATCTTGGACAGATTCCAGTTCATTGCTTTTTCGGGTTTGAAAAATTGCATGAAATACTTATATCCGAAGTTTGGCGAGGATATAATGCTTACTTGATGTTCACTAGCTTTTTTTATCCAAAGTACTGGCTGACGAATGAACAGCGAAGTCGGCATAATGTACTGATTCACTCCAGCAACTAATGGGGTAATATGATTGTAAATTAAACCCATATCATGGGTTAGAGGCATCCACTGCAAGAACGAATCTTGCTCTGTGACGACCGTCCTATTTATAATTCCACTTGTGTTATGAATGAGATTATGATGTGTAAGGATGACTCCCTTAGGATCACCTGTGGAACCGGAGGAAAACTGAATAAATGCTATATCCTCCAATTGAGGGGTGTGTATCTTTGCAAAGGATTGCTTAGGTTGTTCATGGTCTTGAAGAAGTAATTGATGACGATGGCGGATATTTTCGAATAGGTTATTCTGATTGGTTTTCAAGGTATATTTCTCAAGGTCTTTTAATATTTTGGGCTCGATGAGTAAAAAAGGATCGTTAAGAACATCCCAGATTTTAAAAAGCTTCATTCTATGCTCATCATTGTTACCGATGCTGACAGGTACCGGGATCATACCACCAAGAATGCAAGCCCAAAACGCTTTCACAAAATGACGATTATTTTCTATTTGAAATACGATTTCCTGTCCCTGCTTCACTCCTGCATTCTGAAGATTCTCCAGAAACGCTAGAGCTTCCCAATATAAATCTTTATAAGTAAGTGTTGTTTCGTTTTGATCCGACTCAATAAAGGTTATAAATTTATGGTCACTCTTTCCCCGTTCTGTAATAACATCAACCAGGGTTTTGAACCTTTTTGTATACATGCTATTCCCCCCGTATATCGTAAGATTTATTAGCTTCCAGTTAATAAATTTACAATTTCCAACATCATTGATGAATCTTATTTAGATCATATTAAGAATCGTCTGTTGTTCTTGCTCGGGCACTTGCTTGGTAGTGAGAATAGTACGAATGAGCTCTAACACCTCTGTATTAACCGCATTATAAGCGGTGTCATTTTTATGATTTTGAAGTTGATTGATCCTATTTCGGATCTGCTGACTAGGGTAAACAACTCCCTCCATATGTTGTTTGTAATCCCCGTTTCGATTTCGTGCAATAAGCGCTGCTGCAAAGCCTTCCTCCAGACGCTCAAGTGTAAATTTGCGTGTAGTTTGCTGCTTACTTAGCCACTTGTCCGCTTCTTTTAAAGAAGAACTGGTATTAATAGAAAAAGTAGAGATACTAGGATATCTTTCTTTCATTAGCTGTCCAAGTA
This window of the Paenibacillus polymyxa genome carries:
- a CDS encoding non-ribosomal peptide synthetase encodes the protein MYTKRFKTLVDVITERGKSDHKFITFIESDQNETTLTYKDLYWEALAFLENLQNAGVKQGQEIVFQIENNRHFVKAFWACILGGMIPVPVSIGNNDEHRMKLFKIWDVLNDPFLLIEPKILKDLEKYTLKTNQNNLFENIRHRHQLLLQDHEQPKQSFAKIHTPQLEDIAFIQFSSGSTGDPKGVILTHHNLIHNTSGIINRTVVTEQDSFLQWMPLTHDMGLIYNHITPLVAGVNQYIMPTSLFIRQPVLWIKKASEHQVSIISSPNFGYKYFMQFFKPEKAMNWNLSKIRTIINGAEPISTELCDAFLETLAPFGLKRTSMRASYGLAEASVGVAIPPIDADYITVYVDRKHLNIGESVLEVDKTFHNALPFVVVGQSLDYCEIRICNDEDEEVADRVIGHIQIKGENVTKGYYNNENSTSKLLTLDGWVRTGDLGFFREGQLVVTGRAKDIIFVNGQNVYPHDIERIAEEVEGVELNRVAACGVRVNGMESEEIVVFVVSKKTIEKFSPIATQLKKHLYRHGGWAVHDIIPIKQMPKTTSGKLQRYKLAAQYEAGHYQETSLVLKGIMEQENKNQKLPTLSFEIEKVLHDICCEVLLRQEVDTRDSYFDLGANSLQLVQITDKIENQLGIKLAVTDLFDHPSIAHLAEFLASPTDSEQQHIPTDDTDHNHSKDVAIVGLSLDLPGSSSVSQYWDHIVQGDDCIGNLSSQRKQDAIDYLSVVDQRKGAEEFIEGGFLEEIDKFDYAFFKLSPVEASYMDPNQRLFLQSAWHALEDGGYAGDRIHGQKVGVYVGFSKVGYDYERMLSKGEPDKFHQYIVGNLPSVLASRISYFLNLKGPAVTVDTACSSSLVAIHMACKALATGDCKMAIAGGIRTMLLPVKLGLDMESPNYRARTFDAEADGTGVGEGVAAVLLKPLDQALQDGDRIYAVIKGSAVNQDGTTVGITAPSPSAQAEVVEAAWNDAAIHPETLSFIEAHGTGTKLGDPIEIAGLTQAFEKYTDKKQFCAIGSVKPNIGHLFEAAGVSSLIKAVLMLQTRKNPPLVHFKKPSARINFELSPFYLTTEVADLSSNDAPLRCGVSSFGFSGTNAHVVMEEFIETRTHEESVNTPDGVHLFTVSAKNERSLHHLVEEYVDYLRLNPAVSLEQMCYTTHIGRAHMEHKLAVITSSLEDLLHKLERWTSGNQQENVPDMYIGSHKQSVDHKREKDDTVGRLITAIRASAHTDIHALRQLGELYVKGMAIPWQALYTDEIKIIQSLPLYPFERNRCWFTPKVVQISNVGREERRMESAYPKELQATDQIDYTANISKVLKDVISKVSGFTVEQLDEQMHFLEMGLDSIMLVQVQKEIREQFNVDVPMNHFFESVINLDRLTTFISDLTYTTQSVAAADALNTVDDRTEVNPENTVAAKPSSELGGLEKLLSQQIELLNNQQLGLTQVLTKQLEMLSGGQGGTIQAAPLTTNKDTVSVQPTSLHVVATDVPITSTIKVNPTTESKPFVPYQPLLIGEESGYSARQNDFLQRFIKRYTQRTLGSKKYTQESRLVHANNRHVSGFRSYWKEIVYPIISESASGSRIWDVDGNEYIDLTMGFGVHLLGHNPAWLTDTLRSNVHDRTPSIGPMSNTAGEVAALISELTGVERVAFYNSGSEAVMVALRLARAATGRSKIVLFAGSYHGTFDGVLAVSDPNSSGGEALPMAPGIPSSMMEDVIVLPYNHPDSIKAIKHYAHELAAVLVEPVQSRRPDLQPKEFLEQIREITAHSGTALIFDEVITGFRIHPGGAQAWFGIKADLVTYGKVAGGGMPVGIVAGSSEFMDTVDGGVWSFGDNSYPENTNIKTFVGGTFCTHPLTMHTALATLKYLKSEGPNLQEQLNRRTNEWVAELNTYFKQNSVPIHMVNYGSLFRFVSFGDIELFFHLLIDKGIYIWEGRNCFLSTSHTDGDLQQITQAVKESVEELRKGGFLPDHTPSPDGNGSRKNDVVPLESSSFPLTKEQQQIWFATQSRSDSSTAFNEIAALRMQGQLQLDTVKRSVQTIVNRHESLRTVIDPDGEEQHVLENVNVVISLNDFSGFPPSEHEEKVKQWFEEEGQRTFDLTSKEPLFRTHILRLKPDEHIVVFTFHHIIADGWSMAVFIREWEQVYTSFCKGENIVKLPVPPKFREFQAWQQLELERAGVSEAVSYWTQTLDSVSVAMDIPSEDGGMKKPAYSGRRINIRADSTLTRKLKKLSIKAGNSLFVTLLTAYKVFLHRLTGNTTIVVGIPTSGQSRMEQVNLIGNCVNMLPIVSHITSKESLFKYMTQVKRVMQEVEPLQNYSFADLIERIENILIPEMNVIFNMDRPMQNFHFHGLDVELIPTPILYSKYDMFLNVMEVEGELWFDFDIKASLAASETMQIWAKYFLHILNTIADGQERDFVDISLLNQDELKYGTRNYKGYVELESSDITDNDSPRAIYLLDHYLQPAPVGTIGELHVVQENESPSENLVYLPTGILALRTANGELQLLGPVQKRVYIKGHAIYTEQLERFITSIPQISECQVIAQSTDGRADTLLVAYVTSLNDGVEEILRKQLRNHLQDQWVPQQIVQLENMPLNSQGYVDLSQLSTMKQVVSKESVEAVSSTERKVREIWETVLGLNRVRSDDNFFDLGGDSLKATLLLARVHQEFGKRIPLNVLFHSPTVSTLTKVIEGAKQGTAVSIKKLEECTHYAVSDAQRRMFVLQDMGIGTAYNITGQVRIDGDLDIPRLQKACLDLIRRHESFRTSFNIVDDEIVQVIHDEPTFEIKVTEILEKDADEMSRLFVRPFDLRQWPLFRAELFRFEANKHMLVMDMHHIIADGLSLSIFLNEFVQLYRSEILAPIQIQYKDFVAWQKEQYTSNRLFEQEHYWKNVLNGELPILAMPTDFPRPLHQSYEGAVLSYNITSAMTEELKKLAKNTGTTAFMILLAAYNILLAKYTGQEDIIVGTAVAGRQHPDTETMMGMFVNTLALRNRPSPQRSFHSFLQEVKETTLRAMDYQDYPFEALIERLDIRRDQGRNPLFDTMFVMQNFEMSSLEANGVKFHPSEFNPGISQFDFVLSADEWQEGLALRFNYCTQLFRSETIDRLASLYIQILRSILEQPWSEIGKLEWLPEEEKLQLIHGFNTFDLPSSSIVKKQETLHLQFEEQALKSPDHVAVVHQGHVITYKELNEKSNQLARALMKRGVGADTVVGLMAGRSLDLAVGMLAILKAGGAYLPIDSSYPEERIHFMLEDSGAPLLLLNDSSNYNATTYEGLVLNMDDDEWYKTESKLSSKWESDSSHLAYVIYTSGSTGTPKGVCIEHRAILNTLSWRINEYALEATDRILPLLSSSFDAFVGAFFTPLLSGSTVVLPTNEELSELSALKTLILSSHITHLVCTPSMYMSVIEGLAPDEAMSLKVVTLGGEKATKRLVEASQAKHPGIQLFNEYGPTENSVVTTMLRDMGPEEVGCIGKPIPNTGVLILDQYLQLRPIGLPGELCVWGKGIAREYRNRPELTAQKFIPHPYLDNMKLYRTGDLARWLPDGTLEYLGRADQQVKIRGYRIEPGEIESTLLAHRAVKEAAVVIKGTDDNPYLCAYAVLRESVTVDILKDYLSSSLPHYMVPAHVILLDAMPLTANGKVSKSALPEPGDHLNKELQHVGPNNETEQLLIEMWQDLLEISPIGIHDHFFEIGGHSMKATLLTAKINEVFHIEISTQDIFGAPTIEALSKKILAAKPTDYQRIEAVTEGAYYEVSPAQSRLLAVLPLDETGVAYNMSAALMIEGHVDRRRVERTFEQLLARHEAFRTSFGYVDDRAVQFVQPEVSFELGFARTAGDITTKGIDTLIHNFIRPFDVGKAPLFRAELLQMDRDKFMLLIDMHHLIADGTSIDTIINEWNKLYKGEELPALPLQYKDYSAWLRSNTEIHAKQEQYWLDQYKGELPVLDLPTDYQRPQLQSFVGDMVKVELSEKLIEQLNLTCIQTDSTLFMLLFAAYNVLLGKYAGQEDIVIGIPTSGRTHADTNGIVGLFVNTLAIRNHPASHKSFKTFLNEVKENTLQALQNQSYSFAELVDKLSIKRDLSRNPLFDTMFSFMNTDAQQWQADNLNFELYPFKTGISKFDLVLNAEQKAGRVHLEFEYSTKLYKKETIELLVEHYLNVLEEIVQNADMALTDINLLSATEAAAMEERYNSTHTAYPQPRPIHHYIEEQADRRPDAKAVIYQDQMLTYKELNDQANAIASNLLAKGIGLGSYVPILMERSLELVVSILAVMKTGAAFSPLDTEWPIDRLQSALQDLGSSTLLVNPSTPISSEINTEEYLVIDCSVVEKRSNAISNPAVDVDMESPIYVIFTSGSTGKPKGVIAAHKGITNRFLWMNDYFGTSAAQSVLQTTHHVYDSAVWQLFWPLMNGGTTVLPETGMTVDATYMTNIIEQERISFTDFVPSVFNAIVNQLDQNSTRTKQLDSLQQVILGGEEITPSTVHTFLTIFPHVQITNLYGPTEASIGCVAYRVTGDEDRIPIGKPIANTKIYILDSGLKRVPVGITGEMYIAGTPLGIGYLNDPIKTKASFIDNPYSMPGYEKLYKTGDLAKYLPDGNIAFLGRSDYQVKIRGYRIELSEIEYHLLGIADIQETVVMVKENKGSSYLCAYVVSANPVDTDRIKIQLAKELPDYMIPSVYVPLDMIPITPGGKINRKALPEPDWSGALEVEYVEPTGETEVLLAHIWEEVLAVTGVSATHNFFDLGGDSIKGLQIVSRLNTHGYKLSIKELFLYPQIRQLSPFVKVIRRKISQEAIEGELPLTPIQQRFFHLQKVSPQHFNQSVMLFSEDGFDEQGIMAAFDCIVKQHDALRMTFCQREDRIVQYNEGLNNQPLPLTIKSLPEGLPAEAWIEQEATAIQSSFDLTTGPLMKLGLFRTAEGDHLLIAVHHLVVDGVSWRIILQDFTSLYQQYQQGTALHLPDKTDSYRSWAQEISQYATSEELAQELEYWAQLEQTQSGALPKDSSYETNMLRDSENGSVSLDNENTSKLLRQVHQAYNTEINDILLTALGLSIKEWTQQSRVLIYLEGHGREEVFQEMNISRTVGWFTTMYPFLLEVDNAHDLSYQIKNIKDSLRRIPNKGFGYGVLNYAQVNESGVTAFQAAPEIAFNYMGRFDTELDTDVFTLSKFSSGEEASPFTERSVALDINCIINESEQLIITCNYNKQEYQQQTIEQLLFLFQKHLTNLIDHCCSKQVTEQSPTDFLYDKLSIDEFQNLSQLLSNKLNL